Part of the Sulfuricurvum kujiense DSM 16994 genome, TCAGTTGATATGTAATTTTCATACTCTTGCAATGTCATGTCATATATTTTAGAATCGCTGACTAATAAAGCTTCTTTATAGGTTTTTCGCTCATAAAAAGATTGGTAAGGATATTCAATGATATTTTCAACCATTGATACTTTTATCGGATTGCGTTCAATGTATTTAGCAACATACCAAAAGTGAATATCATCGTAGAGGTAGTACGAATGGAACCTTCCCTGCCACAAATGACCAGACCGCTTATATTTTTTATTGAAATAGATCGAATATAGTGAGTTTAGCCGCTGCATTGCCGCCGAGATATTAGGTAGAGCTGTTTCAATCAATAGATGATAATGATTGGTCATTAAGCAATACGCATGTACAATTAAATGAAAATCACGCTTTATCTCTATAAATAGTGAAAGAAATGTATCAAAATCATCGGGCTCTAAAAAAACATTTCTTCTCTCAACCCCTCTGGAAATGCAATGATAATATCCAGGTTCAGTAATACGATATTTTCTGGGCATATACTATCCTCTCTATTTTGATAATTATAGCAGAGTGTATTTAAGTCTAAAGCAAGAAATGTTTCAATATGGGGTCAGACCCCTATTTTTTTCGCTCATAAAAAGATTGGTAAGGATATTCAATGATATTTTCAACCATTGATACTTTTATCGGATTGCGTTCAATGTATTTAGCAACATACCAAAAGTGAATATCATCGTAGAGGTAGTACGAATGGAACCTTCCCTGCCATAAATGACCAGACCGCTTATATTTTTTATTGAAATAGATCGAATATAGTGAGTTTAGCCGTTGCATTGCTGTTGAAATATTAGGTTGGGTTGTCTCAATCAAAATATGATAGTGATTAGTCATTAAACAATACGCATGTACAATTAAATGAAAATCACGCTTTATCTCTATAAATAGTGAAAGAAATGTATCAAAATCATCGGGCTCTAAAAAAACATTTCTTCTCTCAACCCCTCTGGAAATGCAATGATAATATCCAGGTTCAGTAATACGATATTTTCTGGGCATATACTATCCTCTCTATTTTGATAATTATAGCAGAGTGTATTTAAGTCTAAAGCAAGAAATGTTTCAATATGGGGTCAGACCCCTATTTTCTGCAAAAAAGCTAAAAAGATCCCTGAGCCTATTAATACCTTTAAAGCTTTTTTAGACCCACAAACTGTCATTATCAATAATAGTCCGAACAGCTGTAAGCATTGTTATCCCTTCGCCGAAACTTCCGCCTACCGGATTAAATACATCCAAATAAAATGTTTCATCCATCTCGGACACTGTATCACCTATCACTTCAACAGGGATGAGGGCTTGATTTTCATCCGGATACAATACCAATCTACCATGTGTCTCTATATAATCCTCTCCTCCGACAGCACTGCCGTCACGCGTAGAAAAATCAACACTAAGCCACTCAGCAGGGTCACTACGAACTCCGGTAAATGTCAGCATAAAATAGACACTTTGCGTCCCACTATTCCCTTCTACTATACTTTTTTGCACCTCTAATGGTGTTTGTGGAGGATCAATATAGTGTGCACGTATATTTTGATCAATCCATTGCTGCTGTGTGCTAACACTCTGCCATCCAGCCACTTCTCCGAAACTGCTATTAAGGGTATTATCAATGTCGGGGTGAACATATCCGGTTCCAAGGTTCGTTACATAGCTCGCAATACCGGCCACTTGATCACCGATAAAAGCTGGCCCACCACTATCACCAGGTGCAATAAGTCCTTCATATATTCCGATTCCTCTGTCCCATCGACCCATAAGCTCACCTAATGCGTCATGTTGAATGGTGCCGTCATCAAAATCGGCCATTAATTGCACTCCGTTCACAGGTGCCCATCCCATAATTGAACCCAAATTGAATTTTAAATCCGCACCATCTACATCAAACTTATTTTGTGCTTTGAGCCGCAATGGTGCAACATTATAGATCTCATCGACGCCCGCTTCACCACTGCCGTGTCGACCATAACCCACTGCCGTAAACGTCTGAGATATCTCATCACTTTGACGATACAAGGTGTACCGCTCGGCATCCGTAGGGGCGGAAGAGAGCCAAATCAGGGCTAAATCATAGTTTTCATTTCTCGCATCATAGCCAGGGTGGATTAATATCGTATCGGATACAAGAGTTGAGCTCGTCCCTACAGTCTCAAAATAAACGGTAGCACTGCTAGTATTTATATTGTCAAAGAGATGTGCGGCGGTCAATACCGCACGCCCATCATACAGGAGCACTCCGGTGCCGTAATAGCCGCCTGCCGAAATTCGGACGACACCGTCATACCCCTCACCTGGCAAAGCACGGCTACGTATATCAGTATATAGAATTTGTGTAGTCATTTGTTTGGAGCCTGAGCATTTCAATTATTAGGAAGATTATATCATATCGGTTTGTAAATGGTGTCTAGAGATATTAATATGAGTAAGTAATATTTTTTGATTTGGATTGAGATAGGTGATGATCAGGAATGGACTAAAATGAAGAAAGCCTCTACTCCCATAAAGAGAGCAGAGGCTGATAGATTCTTTAAGTCCGAAGACTTAGAAGAAGATTTACGCGATTTCGATAGTGTGGCTAGTAGCATTGAACGAAGCGTGGCTAAGATCAACAAGACCAGTGATTTTAATAATATCATCAGTACCATTAGTAAATGAAGTAGCACTTGAATCATTTTCAACTACATAAGTGTTTCCTTGGAATTGGAACCAAGTTACATCTGTAGCAGCACTAGTTTTAATAGCTTCATTTGCATAGTCTTGGAAGACAGCAGTTGAAGCAAGAGTAACAGCAGTCGCTTTGAATACTGTTGAATTCGTAAGGATAACATCTCCAGCTGAAAGATCAGTGATAGTTGAATATGAGTTAACATTTGACAACTGAGTCGTCATGTCAAATGTATCGTTACCCGCCCCACCTGTCAATGTAGCAAGAGTACCAGCAACAAGTGTATCGTTACCTGCTCCAGCGATTAATGTTTGAGCACTACCTGCAGCAGTAAGATGATCATCACCAGCACCACCAGTGATAGTGGCACTGTTTACAGCAGAGCTGAATGTCAAGTTACCAGTCAAAGCAGATGCATTAACAGACGTCAATGAAGCACCAGCAGCTGTCAAAACAAGATCAGAATTACCATCGATAACAACTGATTTAACAGCAGCATCTGACAATGTCATTGTCGCTTCGCTGATTGTTGCAGCACCAGTAGTTGTGTTAACAGGTGTAATATCAGTCGCAGTAATATTCACTGTTTCAACACCCGCAACATCAACTGTTCCGAAAATAAGATCTGCAGCATTCACTTTTGTAACGATGTTGAAGCTATCCGCCGTTGTGCTTGTAGCATCAGTCATTGTAACTATCGCGCCAGAACCAGCATCAGTAAGTTCCAATGTACCGTTGTTAGCCATGTTACTAATAGTAAGTGCCGGACTTGTACCACCAGTCGCAGCGCCAGTAGTAGTTGTAGCAACAGCACCAAATGTTACACCAGTACTATCAGTATCAACAGTAGTAGTGTTACCTTCATCTACACCTGCATCGTATGTTACTGTTACAGTATCAGTTGCAGCGTTGTATGCTACTGTATTAATCGTTGTAGCAGAGTAATTTGCAGCAGCGATAAGAGCACCCACTTGGTCAGCTGTTAAACCAGCTGTAACCGCAACAGCTACACCCTCAATAGTAATGTTACCTGCGTTAGAATCGTAAGCAACTGCATTATCCGCTATTACAGCTGCACCCGAAGAGACTGCAGTACCGTCTACAACAGTTACAGCACCAAAGTTTGCCGTAGCAGGGTAAGTAATTGTTACAACACCTAAAGCAGATGTAGCAGTAACAGCCGTTGTAGTCGTAGCTGGACTTGTTAATATTTGTCCATTTATAGCTGCAGCAACTGCAGCAGCTATTTGTGTTTGATTTTCAGTACCCAGTAATGTCACAGTAATACCGCCTACAATAATAGTACCAGCAGTAGTAGTTACCGTATTTGTATCAAAATTGATAGTTTGTTGTTCAGGAACTGCAGCACCTGTACCCGCTGTTACTGTAAACGTTTGAACTTCAGCAATTGCACCACCCGTAGAATTCGCACTTACAACATAAGAGATATCATCCATATTTGCAAGGTTTACTGTACCAACAGCAGCTGCAGCACCAAGGCTCAATTTCTCAAAACTTGTAATTTTAGTTTCGAATGTTGTTGTTGCAGAAGCCGTTACCGCATCAGCAGCAACCATAACCAATGTATCTGTACCATCTCCAGCGATCATTTCTGATGTCAATGCAGTAGTACCAGTAGCCAATGTCAATGAATCGTTACCAGCACCAAGATTTACCGCTTTATCAACAGTAGTTGATGACAATGTTACAGCGTCTACACCTGCACCACCGGTATACGTTGCAAGGTCAGCATTAACCGTTGCAGTTACCGTTCCTGTTGTTGCTGTAGTGTTAACCGCAGTAACGTTTGCACCTGATGCATCAATTGTCAATCCAGCAGAACCTGATACTGTAACTGTTTCAAGAGCTGTCAAAGTTGCACCTGTCAAATCAACCGCTTTACTACCAGCAACAGTCAATGTTTCAACACCAGCTGCTGTCAAAGTAACATCTGAATCAGTACCAGCAGTAGTGATGTTTAATGTAGTGTATGTAGCACCCGTTGCAACTGTTGAACCTGTAGTTAAGTTATCCAAGTTTAATGCCAATGTTGTTGCAGCAGTATTTGTAACCGTTACGCCAGCTGCGCTGTTCGCAAGTGTCAAAGATGTCAATGCATCAGAAGCAATTGTAGAAGTACCATAAGCGTTCAAAGAAACCGTTGACAATACATCTGTACCTGTGATGTTACCATCAACAGTTACTCCACCGTTAACAACACCGAGAACACCTGTTACACCTGTTGCACCTGCAGTACCTGTCGAAACAACAGCAAGAGTAGCATTTGTTGCAGCTGTTACTGCAGCAGTACCATTTACAGCTGTAAATGTAACTGAACTGTGTGTTGCATCAACCGTTGTAACAGCACCCGTTGTCCAAGCTGCAGCAGATGTACCTGTATATACACCGTTTGCAGTCGGTCCCGTACCTGCTTGTTTGTCACCAGCAGTTAAACCACTAAATGCAGCAGCAACTTCAGCAGCAGTAAGATCTTTTCCAGCAGTAAATGTCAAACCATTAACAGTAACAGCAGTACCAGAAGTAACCGCAGTAAACGTAGCAGTCGTTGTAGCAGCAACAGCAGTAGCAGCAGTTACAGCAGCTACAGCAGCTTTAGCAGCAGTTTGGTTTACCGTGATTGAAGTTGTAGCAGCACCACCAGTAGCAGCAATCGCAGCACCAGTGATAACACCAGGAGCACCTGAAGTTGATGCCGTTGTAATAGCTGCAGCAGAAGCTGTAATGTTTTCTGTAATAGAGATAGATGAACCACCTTCAACAGTAATGGCAGCTGCGGTTCCAGCACTTGCTAAAGCTTCGTTAGCAATAACCGTAATAGCACCACTTGCCATATCCGTTGCAACGTTAGCAGCTCCAGTGTCACCAACTTTAATAGTACCCGTAGTACGCCCTGATGTAGTAAGATCAACCGTTGTACCACCATCGATTGCGATATTTCCTGTTGATTGGTTTGTATCGGTTACAGTGATAGTGCCAGCATTTACTGCTCCACCACCGATCGTGATAGCAGTTGTAGCAGTTGCATCAGAAACTGTTACATTTTTACCACCATCAACGATGATTGCACCTGTAGAACCAGATACAGATACATCTGTTGTTGTTGCAGCAGTTACCGTCGCAGCAGTTGAGGTCGTAACAGCAATAGATCCAAGACCAGTTACATTTGTACCACTCACATCTGCGGTCACAGTATTGTCACCACGGATTGTCATACTTTCAATGTTGCTGATTTGCGCAGTTGTAGACATCTTATAAGCAGCACCGCTAGCACTTGTAAGCGATAAAGTATCTGTACCTGCGCCACCATCAAGAACATCAAGTCCACCAAGAGTGTTAACTGCTGCAGTGATATCATACGCAGCAACAAAAGTATCGTCATTCGCAGTACCTGTGAAAGCTGCTCCAGAATCTACACCCGTAGTAAGTGTGTAAACTTGGCCTTGAGAAGCTGTGCCTGCAGTAACAGAATCAGATACAGCCGTTCCTACTGACGCTTGAGCAGCCGTCAATGTAGCTTGTGAATCTGTAACTGTTGACAACCACGTTTTCGCTGATGATACAGCTGCAGTACCGCTATACCCTAGGATCTCAGCCGTTGTGTCCATAGCATCTGTAAATGCTTGTGCCGCAGTTGTTTTGTTGCTAAGTGCCGTAACGTCTGTATTTTGAGCACCTGTCATGATGGCCCATGCTACATTTCCAACGTTAAATGTACCGTTATCTAGTCGTGTTGACCAGTATGTCAAACCGTCTAATTCCGCATCTCTGCCAAAAAGGTTATTGTAAAGGCTGTTTACGATAAATGCACTTGACTGGCCAGCATATGCGTTTGCATACTCTGCAGATGCGCTAAAAGCATTGATAACCGCTGAAGGGCTACCATTTGCCGCCGTTATTTGTGCTTCCCAGTACTGAAGACCCATCACATCAGCAGGTCTGCCAAAGTATGCGATGTACATTTTTTGAATATCTAAGTTTGTTGCCATTAAAGACTCCTCTGATTTGTCGTAATTTTGAATATCCTCGAGAGATACCATACTAAAAGCTTTTAGCGCTAATTCTCTGCACTGTGCTAATAATATCACACTTTAAATTAAGATGTCAATTAAACTTCACTATATTGCACCAAATCATCAAATATTACGCATAGGAACCGATAAAGCCTGTTTAGGATTCCAAAAGATAACCTTCTCCCCTGCAATCCCTAAAGCTACGGTTTCCTCCGGATGTTGGAAAAAAAAACGATTTCACACTTTTTTTATAATCAATGTTTAATATCAGTATTTATAATTACGACATTGTAATATTCGTCGCTGCTAAAGGATCAATACGCTAAAATAATATTTTATTTCAATAAATAATAGGGATGGATATGCCAAAAACTATTAAATCACGTTTGATCCATTTTATCCTTGCGTACTTACATAGACATGCACGACTCAAGAGCTTTATCAAAACCATTATGCATTCTAGTATGCCGATGCGTCGACTCAGCGAAAATATGTTGTATATACGTCCACAAATGGTGCAAAAAGAGGGTGTTTGCGGGAAAAGAGCGAAACGCGTATACTCAAAACTTCGAAAGGGAATAGATGAAGCTCACAATTGACACACAGGGGCTATGCGGACTGAACAAACATAGAGGGATCGGGAGGTTCGGGACGGCACTCTTAGAAGAAATGCTCAAACAGCTCCCTGCGACTGACACCGTCACGGCACTGTTTAACGATAACCTGGATGCTACGACGCTATCTATTGAGACGCAGAGCATCTTTTTGCCCAAAGGGAGCCAATACCGAATCGAAAGTAGTCATTATCGCTACCGTTTAGGTGAAAAAATCGTAGCACAAAGCGTCGATGAGACGAATGCCGATGTATTTTTTGTCATCAATTTATTCGAAGGTTTTGCAGATGGCTGCGTGTGTACTCTGAGCCATAGTTGTATCAATGTGGTTATACTCTACGATCTCATACCGCTTGTGATGCGCGATGTGTATCTGAACGATCCACGTATGGAGGCTTGGTACTTCGAACGGTTGGCACTTTTGAAAAAAGCGGATGTGATTTTGTCAATCTCGGAGCATTCAAAAAGTGATGCAGTGCGTTTACTTGAAATAAATCCCAAAAAGATAATAACAATAGGATGCGACGTCGAAGGGACTTTTGCAGAAAAAAATATCACTCAAGAGCGCAAAGAGGCCGTGCTAAAACAGTACGGCATAGATAACCGATTTATCATGTATACGGGCGGAATAGATAAAAGAAAAAATATAGAGGGGATTATAGAGGCGTATGCTCTTTTGCCTAAAATAACTAAAGAAACATGCCAATTACTCATCGTATGCAGCGTGAATGAGGAGCAAAAGCGAGAGATATCAGCATACGTGCAGAAACTCGCTGTGGCAAAAGAGTGTGTTATTATGAGCGGATATGTAAGCGATGACGTGCTTATGGAGCTTTATAATCTATGCGATTTATTTGTATTTGCCTCTTTGTACGAGGGATTTGGGATGCCAATACTTGAAGCGATGCGCTGCGGTGCACCTGTCATAGGCTCCAATAACAGCAGTATAAAAGAGATTATTGAGATATCCGAAGCACTGTTCGATCCAAGAGATGCACAAGAAATGTGCGATAAGATGGAAAAAGGGCTGTATGATGAAGCATTTCGCGCGCAGTTAAGGGAAAATTCCCTCGTGCAGAGTCAGAAATACCGTATAGAAACATGTGCAGCGAAAAGTATTTTGGCATGTAAAGAGGCTGTATCTTCCGCGAAGAAGGTGCCAGGATGCAAAAACATCACCGCAGCGACAAAAGAAAAACTTGCGTATATCTCGCCTTTGCCAGGTGAAAAAACAGGGATAGCGGACTATAGCGCCGAGCTGCTTTTTGAGATGCTGAAGCACTATGATGTAACCGTTATCACCGATCAGGCACACTATGAGAAAAAGAGAGTGCCCGAGGGGCTTATCGTGCAAGGAAGCGAATGGTTCTTAAAAAATCATTCTCTTTTTGCACGGAGTGTGTATCATTTTGGGAATTCGCATTTTCATGCGTATATGTTTGGATTACTGGAAAAGTGCCCCGGCATCGTGGTATCGCACGATTTTTATATGAGCGGCGCTATAGGATGGCTGGATCATTATGGCGGAATACCGGGGGCATACCCTGCATCACTCTACTATTCACACGGGTACAAGGCACTCTTGCGACAAAAAGAGAATCCGAAAGAGTGCGGTTGGGAATATCCGTGCAACAAAGAGATACTTGATATGAGCGTCGGTGTGATCACTCACTCGGCCTATCAAAAA contains:
- a CDS encoding transposase; the encoded protein is MPRKYRITEPGYYHCISRGVERRNVFLEPDDFDTFLSLFIEIKRDFHLIVHAYCLMTNHYHLLIETALPNISAAMQRLNSLYSIYFNKKYKRSGHLWQGRFHSYYLYDDIHFWYVAKYIERNPIKVSMVENIIEYPYQSFYERKTYKEALLVSDSKIYDMTLQEYENYISTDLSDDILAKIYDTPKIVQKDGKLTFLYKRLETLFEEDKDNNRSENAKRAYEYGYTVSEIASFLNLSHSAVSKYVHQ
- a CDS encoding transposase; the protein is MPRKYRITEPGYYHCISRGVERRNVFLEPDDFDTFLSLFIEIKRDFHLIVHAYCLMTNHYHILIETTQPNISTAMQRLNSLYSIYFNKKYKRSGHLWQGRFHSYYLYDDIHFWYVAKYIERNPIKVSMVENIIEYPYQSFYERKK
- a CDS encoding trypsin-like serine protease, whose translation is MTTQILYTDIRSRALPGEGYDGVVRISAGGYYGTGVLLYDGRAVLTAAHLFDNINTSSATVYFETVGTSSTLVSDTILIHPGYDARNENYDLALIWLSSAPTDAERYTLYRQSDEISQTFTAVGYGRHGSGEAGVDEIYNVAPLRLKAQNKFDVDGADLKFNLGSIMGWAPVNGVQLMADFDDGTIQHDALGELMGRWDRGIGIYEGLIAPGDSGGPAFIGDQVAGIASYVTNLGTGYVHPDIDNTLNSSFGEVAGWQSVSTQQQWIDQNIRAHYIDPPQTPLEVQKSIVEGNSGTQSVYFMLTFTGVRSDPAEWLSVDFSTRDGSAVGGEDYIETHGRLVLYPDENQALIPVEVIGDTVSEMDETFYLDVFNPVGGSFGEGITMLTAVRTIIDNDSLWV
- a CDS encoding beta strand repeat-containing protein: MILLAQCRELALKAFSMVSLEDIQNYDKSEESLMATNLDIQKMYIAYFGRPADVMGLQYWEAQITAANGSPSAVINAFSASAEYANAYAGQSSAFIVNSLYNNLFGRDAELDGLTYWSTRLDNGTFNVGNVAWAIMTGAQNTDVTALSNKTTAAQAFTDAMDTTAEILGYSGTAAVSSAKTWLSTVTDSQATLTAAQASVGTAVSDSVTAGTASQGQVYTLTTGVDSGAAFTGTANDDTFVAAYDITAAVNTLGGLDVLDGGAGTDTLSLTSASGAAYKMSTTAQISNIESMTIRGDNTVTADVSGTNVTGLGSIAVTTSTAATVTAATTTDVSVSGSTGAIIVDGGKNVTVSDATATTAITIGGGAVNAGTITVTDTNQSTGNIAIDGGTTVDLTTSGRTTGTIKVGDTGAANVATDMASGAITVIANEALASAGTAAAITVEGGSSISITENITASAAAITTASTSGAPGVITGAAIAATGGAATTSITVNQTAAKAAVAAVTAATAVAATTTATFTAVTSGTAVTVNGLTFTAGKDLTAAEVAAAFSGLTAGDKQAGTGPTANGVYTGTSAAAWTTGAVTTVDATHSSVTFTAVNGTAAVTAATNATLAVVSTGTAGATGVTGVLGVVNGGVTVDGNITGTDVLSTVSLNAYGTSTIASDALTSLTLANSAAGVTVTNTAATTLALNLDNLTTGSTVATGATYTTLNITTAGTDSDVTLTAAGVETLTVAGSKAVDLTGATLTALETVTVSGSAGLTIDASGANVTAVNTTATTGTVTATVNADLATYTGGAGVDAVTLSSTTVDKAVNLGAGNDSLTLATGTTALTSEMIAGDGTDTLVMVAADAVTASATTTFETKITSFEKLSLGAAAAVGTVNLANMDDISYVVSANSTGGAIAEVQTFTVTAGTGAAVPEQQTINFDTNTVTTTAGTIIVGGITVTLLGTENQTQIAAAVAAAINGQILTSPATTTTAVTATSALGVVTITYPATANFGAVTVVDGTAVSSGAAVIADNAVAYDSNAGNITIEGVAVAVTAGLTADQVGALIAAANYSATTINTVAYNAATDTVTVTYDAGVDEGNTTTVDTDSTGVTFGAVATTTTGAATGGTSPALTISNMANNGTLELTDAGSGAIVTMTDATSTTADSFNIVTKVNAADLIFGTVDVAGVETVNITATDITPVNTTTGAATISEATMTLSDAAVKSVVIDGNSDLVLTAAGASLTSVNASALTGNLTFSSAVNSATITGGAGDDHLTAAGSAQTLIAGAGNDTLVAGTLATLTGGAGNDTFDMTTQLSNVNSYSTITDLSAGDVILTNSTVFKATAVTLASTAVFQDYANEAIKTSAATDVTWFQFQGNTYVVENDSSATSFTNGTDDIIKITGLVDLSHASFNATSHTIEIA